One Falsihalocynthiibacter arcticus DNA segment encodes these proteins:
- a CDS encoding efflux RND transporter periplasmic adaptor subunit, whose product MRFLGRSLIGVLLLSLTLGILAWAGQVVFSAVRSLAEQEDRQRPVRERAFAANVLDVVAGEHTPVFTAFGEVRSRRILDVRAASGGTVVFMDEAFEEGGRVTQGQLLLRIDPADAQDTVKRVAADILEANAELSEAEAALILANEDLAAVQAQADLREAALTRQNDLRKRGVGTDASVETAALAVAAANQAIVSRRQAIAQAVARVSTAKTSLVRQDIEKIEAERRLAETEIYAAFTGTLSGVTLVEGGLVTNNEQIAQLIDPTLLEVAFRVSTGQYARLLDGQGRLIGSNISVSLNVLDLDLEVSGKITRESASVGEGQTGRVLYASLEDAPGFRPGDFVTVHADEPVLRRAALIPALAINAASEVLAVGEEDRLESVVVSVLRRQGDDVLIEAEALYGRQVVAERSPLLGAGIKITPSRPLSVQDTEQAAKPEPELVELTDERRGKLIAFVESNQRMPADARERILGQLSQPKVPSSVVERLEGRMGG is encoded by the coding sequence ATGCGATTTCTTGGCCGGAGCCTGATTGGCGTCCTTTTACTGTCCCTCACCCTTGGGATTTTGGCATGGGCGGGGCAGGTTGTGTTCTCTGCCGTGCGATCTTTGGCCGAGCAAGAAGATCGTCAAAGACCCGTCCGCGAGCGGGCATTTGCCGCGAATGTCCTTGATGTGGTTGCGGGCGAGCATACCCCTGTGTTTACCGCGTTTGGCGAAGTGCGCAGCCGGCGTATTCTAGACGTGCGTGCGGCATCTGGCGGGACTGTTGTTTTCATGGATGAGGCGTTTGAGGAAGGTGGGCGTGTGACCCAAGGCCAGCTTCTTTTGCGTATTGATCCCGCAGATGCCCAAGACACGGTGAAGCGGGTTGCGGCGGATATTCTGGAGGCGAATGCGGAGTTGAGCGAGGCGGAAGCGGCGCTGATTTTGGCGAACGAAGACCTCGCGGCGGTACAGGCTCAAGCGGACCTGCGCGAAGCGGCCCTCACGCGGCAAAACGATTTGCGAAAGCGGGGTGTTGGCACTGATGCTTCTGTTGAAACCGCAGCCCTTGCGGTCGCGGCGGCCAATCAGGCGATTGTGTCGCGCCGCCAAGCCATCGCGCAGGCCGTGGCGCGGGTGAGTACAGCAAAAACATCTCTCGTGCGGCAAGATATTGAGAAAATCGAAGCCGAACGCCGCCTTGCGGAAACCGAAATCTATGCGGCCTTTACAGGGACGCTTTCGGGGGTAACCCTCGTTGAGGGAGGGTTGGTGACAAATAATGAACAGATCGCGCAACTGATTGATCCCACGCTTCTTGAGGTCGCGTTTCGCGTCTCCACCGGCCAATACGCGCGGCTTTTGGATGGGCAAGGGCGCCTGATTGGATCGAATATTTCGGTGAGCCTCAATGTCTTGGACCTTGATTTAGAGGTCTCGGGTAAAATTACCCGCGAAAGCGCGAGCGTCGGCGAGGGGCAAACGGGCCGCGTGCTTTATGCCAGTCTTGAGGACGCGCCCGGTTTCCGCCCCGGGGATTTCGTGACCGTACATGCCGACGAGCCTGTTTTGCGGCGCGCCGCCCTTATTCCTGCCCTCGCCATCAATGCCGCTTCTGAAGTTTTGGCCGTTGGGGAGGAAGACCGACTTGAGTCCGTTGTGGTGAGTGTTTTGCGGCGACAGGGCGATGATGTTTTGATCGAAGCAGAGGCGCTTTATGGACGGCAAGTCGTCGCCGAACGTTCGCCGCTTTTGGGGGCAGGGATTAAGATAACACCGTCGCGGCCTTTAAGTGTGCAAGACACCGAACAAGCAGCCAAGCCCGAACCAGAGTTGGTTGAACTTACGGACGAGCGACGCGGCAAGTTGATCGCTTTTGTCGAAAGCAATCAACGGATGCCCGCCGACGCGCGGGAACGCATTCTTGGCCAGCTGTCCCAACCTAAAGTCCCGTCAAGTGTGGTCGAGCGACTTGAAGGTCGGATGGGGGGCTGA